A single window of Methylobacterium nodulans ORS 2060 DNA harbors:
- a CDS encoding MarR family winged helix-turn-helix transcriptional regulator codes for MSGSHAEDPASRGDPASGDLHLASQICFAVYSAAHAFNRIYKPLLDSLGLTYPQYLVLLVLWEEDGQTMKAIGQRLYLDSGTLTPLMKRLEIAGLVRRARDESDERLMRITLTETGRALRHKALPFPDEILCATGHPPERLKALRDEIIALRDALHAHATLERGPS; via the coding sequence ATGTCAGGCTCCCACGCCGAGGATCCCGCGTCGCGGGGCGATCCGGCTTCCGGCGATCTCCACCTCGCCAGCCAGATCTGTTTTGCGGTCTATTCTGCGGCGCATGCCTTCAACCGCATCTACAAGCCCCTGCTCGACAGCCTCGGCCTGACCTACCCGCAATATCTCGTCCTGCTGGTGCTTTGGGAAGAGGACGGGCAGACCATGAAGGCGATCGGCCAGCGGCTCTATCTCGATTCCGGCACGCTGACGCCCCTGATGAAGCGGCTGGAGATTGCGGGCCTGGTGCGGCGGGCCCGCGACGAGAGCGACGAGCGGCTGATGCGGATCACGCTCACCGAGACCGGGCGCGCGCTGCGCCACAAGGCGCTGCCTTTCCCGGACGAGATCCTGTGCGCCACAGGCCATCCGCCCGAACGCCTCAAGGCCCTGCGCGACGAGATCATTGCCCTGCGCGACGCCCTTCACGCCCACGCGACCCTCGAACGCGGCCCGTCCTGA
- a CDS encoding DUF4186 domain-containing protein, which yields MRALEDVFDRLSRSAFRQRFTLAPAEQAYLREKGLPTVMAHARDFVARRLAPAAPAKDGKQTPFRGHPVFVAQHATATCCRGCLSKWHGIPSGRELSAAEQDHVVEAIGHWLRARSDDAGPAAAEELPLFARERTDRSGA from the coding sequence ATGAGGGCACTCGAGGACGTATTCGACCGACTCTCCCGATCCGCGTTCCGGCAGCGGTTCACGCTCGCGCCCGCAGAGCAAGCCTACCTGCGCGAGAAGGGCCTGCCGACGGTGATGGCCCATGCGCGGGACTTCGTAGCGCGGCGTCTCGCGCCGGCCGCACCCGCCAAGGACGGTAAGCAGACGCCCTTTCGCGGGCATCCGGTCTTCGTGGCCCAGCACGCCACGGCGACCTGCTGTCGAGGCTGCCTGTCCAAGTGGCACGGCATCCCGTCCGGACGCGAACTCAGCGCGGCCGAGCAGGATCATGTGGTCGAGGCGATCGGGCACTGGTTGCGTGCCCGAAGCGACGACGCCGGGCCCGCAGCAGCGGAGGAGCTTCCGCTGTTCGCCCGGGAGAGAACGGATCGGAGCGGCGCATAG
- the arfB gene encoding alternative ribosome rescue aminoacyl-tRNA hydrolase ArfB: MDLECTPSITIDEAELEESFVRASGPGGQNVNKVATAVQLRFDVRRSPSLPNAVAIRLMKLAGRRLTADGILVITAQAHRTQERNRAEARERLAELVREAAVPPKPRRPTRPTLASKTRRLDTKTRRGNVKRLRASKPGPE; the protein is encoded by the coding sequence GTGGACCTCGAATGCACGCCCTCCATCACCATCGACGAGGCGGAGCTGGAGGAGAGCTTCGTGCGCGCCTCCGGCCCGGGCGGGCAGAACGTCAACAAGGTCGCGACGGCGGTGCAGCTCCGCTTCGACGTGCGCCGCTCCCCGTCGCTGCCCAACGCGGTGGCGATCCGCCTGATGAAGCTGGCCGGCCGGCGGCTCACCGCCGACGGCATCCTCGTCATCACCGCACAGGCCCACCGCACGCAGGAGCGCAACCGCGCCGAGGCGCGCGAGCGGCTCGCCGAACTGGTGCGCGAGGCGGCGGTGCCGCCCAAGCCGCGCCGCCCGACCCGTCCCACGCTCGCCTCGAAGACGCGCCGCCTCGATACGAAGACGCGGCGCGGGAACGTCAAGCGCCTGCGCGCAAGCAAGCCGGGACCAGAGTAA
- a CDS encoding transglutaminase-like cysteine peptidase, with translation MRSADQGRSRSVLKAAMLLASLLAAPAALGQTLAALPRAGTLPAVSGEAKPILAWTDFCRRYASECAVDVSEPDTITLSPRLWQTITGVNRSVNSRIRPLTDQEHWGVPDRWDLAEDGSGDCEDYQLLKRKLLAESGLPRRAMRMTVVIDEKGEGHAVLMLRTDRGDLVLDNKTSAVLPWHRTGYTFIKREAQDAVAWVSLGRAVGPVVTANR, from the coding sequence ATGCGGAGCGCGGATCAGGGCCGGAGCCGGAGCGTCCTCAAGGCCGCCATGCTCCTCGCCAGCCTTCTGGCGGCGCCGGCCGCGCTCGGCCAGACCCTGGCCGCCCTCCCCCGGGCCGGGACGCTGCCCGCCGTCTCGGGCGAGGCGAAGCCGATCCTGGCCTGGACGGACTTCTGCCGCCGCTATGCGTCGGAATGCGCGGTGGATGTGAGCGAGCCGGACACGATCACGCTGAGCCCGCGGCTGTGGCAGACCATCACCGGCGTGAACCGCAGCGTGAACAGCCGCATCCGCCCGCTCACCGACCAGGAGCATTGGGGCGTGCCCGACCGCTGGGACCTGGCCGAGGACGGCAGCGGCGATTGCGAGGATTACCAGCTGCTCAAGCGCAAGCTCTTGGCCGAGAGCGGCCTGCCGCGGCGGGCGATGCGCATGACCGTGGTGATCGACGAGAAGGGCGAGGGCCACGCCGTGCTGATGCTGCGCACCGACCGCGGCGACCTCGTGCTCGACAACAAGACCAGCGCGGTGCTGCCCTGGCACCGCACCGGCTACACTTTCATCAAGCGCGAGGCCCAGGATGCCGTCGCCTGGGTCTCCCTTGGCCGCGCGGTCGGACCGGTCGTCACCGCGAACCGCTGA
- a CDS encoding alkene reductase — protein sequence MMTDLLFRPLTLGAIRLDHRVVMAPLTRMRSRQPGDVPQPLNAEYYGQRASRGGLIIAEATDITEQARGYPGAPGIYTPEQIEGWRGVAEAIHAKGGHLFIQIWHTGRISHSSMQPGGALPVAPSPVAAPGNHMDIRFNAVPFETPRELDEAEIATIVGQFRQAALNARAAGADGVEIHSANGYLIDQFLQDSTNRRTDRYGGSIENRARFQLEIVDAVAAAIGADRVGIRISPWGSFNGMKDSDPGALFDHVTAELGRRGLAYLHVVEPRADQSSDVNALDPNAPDAASRFKSRFGGPLIAAGGFTPESAAAALAGGEVDAVAFGRLFIANPDLPERIRRGAGFNRYDRATFYGGDARGYVDYPALDAAA from the coding sequence ATGATGACTGATCTGCTCTTTCGGCCGCTCACCCTCGGTGCGATCCGGCTCGACCACCGCGTCGTGATGGCGCCGCTGACCCGTATGCGCTCGCGCCAGCCCGGCGACGTGCCCCAGCCCCTGAACGCGGAATATTATGGCCAGCGTGCCAGCCGCGGCGGGCTCATCATCGCCGAGGCGACCGATATCACCGAACAGGCGCGCGGCTATCCGGGAGCGCCGGGCATCTACACGCCCGAGCAGATCGAGGGGTGGCGCGGCGTCGCCGAGGCGATTCACGCCAAGGGCGGCCATCTGTTCATCCAGATCTGGCATACGGGCCGCATCTCGCATTCCTCGATGCAGCCGGGCGGCGCCCTGCCGGTGGCGCCCTCGCCGGTGGCGGCGCCGGGCAACCACATGGATATCCGCTTCAACGCGGTGCCGTTCGAGACGCCGCGCGAGCTTGACGAGGCCGAGATCGCGACGATCGTGGGCCAGTTCCGGCAGGCCGCCCTCAACGCGCGGGCGGCGGGTGCGGACGGGGTCGAGATCCACTCCGCGAACGGCTACCTGATCGACCAGTTCCTGCAGGATTCCACCAACCGGCGCACCGACCGCTACGGCGGCTCGATCGAGAACCGGGCGCGATTCCAGCTCGAGATCGTCGACGCGGTGGCGGCGGCGATCGGCGCGGACCGGGTCGGGATCCGGATCTCGCCCTGGGGCAGCTTCAACGGCATGAAGGACAGCGACCCCGGTGCGCTCTTCGACCACGTGACGGCCGAGCTCGGCCGGCGCGGCCTCGCCTACCTGCATGTGGTGGAGCCGCGCGCCGACCAGAGCAGCGACGTGAACGCCCTCGACCCGAACGCTCCGGATGCCGCCTCGCGCTTCAAGTCGCGCTTCGGCGGTCCGCTGATCGCGGCCGGCGGCTTCACGCCGGAGAGCGCGGCCGCCGCATTGGCCGGCGGCGAGGTCGATGCGGTGGCCTTCGGCCGCCTGTTCATCGCCAATCCCGACCTGCCGGAGCGCATCCGCCGGGGCGCAGGCTTCAACCGCTACGACCGCGCCACCTTCTATGGCGGCGACGCCCGGGGCTACGTCGACTATCCGGCCCTCGACGCCGCAGCCTGA